The genomic window AGCGGGTTTTTTCAAAAACACCCGCTCGCATAACCCTCAAAGCTACTTTGAAGCGGAAAAGTGCTCAGCGATTTTCGTGCAGACAGTTGCGCCAGTAGTCCGCTTCGCCGGGATGGCCGTGCTCCCGGAGCAGTTCAAAGGCGCTAGCCTCGTCCGGTTCGTCAACGGCGTGTCGGGGATCGCCGGGGAGTTCCGGACGCACGGCCCGAACGAGCGTCCAGCAGGCCCAGGCGCGGGCGGATTTTTGCTCCCGGCGCTTGCCGCGCACACGGTCGGCCAGGTGCTGGAAGTGCACGCGCGGATTGCCGATGAAGGTGCCCCCGGGGTTGTGCCGGATGATCCAGACCAGGGCCCGGTAGGGCAGGGGCCAGTCTTTCAGGACGGGCTCGCTGCCGTCGAGCCGGGCGAAAAACGCGCGGTCCAGCGCCAACAGGCTACGGGCGGAGAGACCGCGCTGCCAGAGGGTTTGCGCGTAGGCCAGGGCGAGTGGGTAAAAGGCTGCGCCGGGGTCGTCGCGGTGCGGGGCGAGCGTGCGCCAGGACATTTCCGGCAGGGGCGGAGGAAGGTGCGGGCAGGGAGGGTGGCCGGGCATGAGGGAAAGATTTCCGTAGGCGGGGATGGCTTGCAACGTCATTATGGATGCCCTTGAATGCGCGGACTTTGGCTAATCAGGAAAATAAGGAACGGCGCGAGGTGCAACGCGTCAGCGGGTGGGAACGACTGGCGCTCGGGCTGGGATGTCTGCTGCTCAAGCTCTGGTTGCGCTCGCTGCGCATGCGTGCCGACGAGCACACGCGCAAGGTCTTGGGCAACCGGAAGTCCGGCGTTGAAATGCTCTGGCACAACCAGTTGTTCATGACGCCGGAGATGGCCCGCCGGTACATGTTCTACCCTGGGCGGCGCATCCACGCGCTGATCAGCGGGAGCAAGGACGGGGCCTGGCTGGCTGGAGTTTTCGAGGCGGTCAATGTTGTTCCGATTCGTGGCTCCAGTAGCTGGCGCGGGACCGAGGCGCTGCGCGAGATTGTACGCATCCTGAAGGACGGCGAGGACGTCGGGATTACTCCGGACGGGCCACGCGGTCCCTGCTACAGCGTGCAGAAAGGCGCGCTGATGGCGGCAAAGATGGCGCGCACACCAGTGACGCTCATCGCGATGAATCCCTCCCGCGCCTGGCGGCTCAAGAGCTGGGATCGCTTTTACATCCCGGTGCCGTTCACACGGGTGGAGGTGAAGGCGGTGGGCTTCAGCGACTACGAGGCCCTGGTGAAGGAGGCCAACGCAGAAGAGCCGGCTGCGTATGTACGCCGCCGGCTGCTCGAGCTTTCAGGGATTCCGGACTGGAAGCCGGAGAGTTGAGGAAGCTTAAAAGGTCGGTGAGGTGACCGAGGTTCCGTTGGCGGCGACGGTGAGGTTTTCACCTTCGGCCCAGATCTCGTCGTTGATGAGAAACTTGAAGGTCAGGCCGCCCTTGGCGCTGGTGGTGGACCAGGTCCAGTCACCGTCAACGCAGTCCATCAGCAGGCCTTTTTCCCAGGACATGCCGCCGCCTTCGCCGCGGACGTAGAGGTTGTTCCCCCAGCCGATGTCCACCTTGGCGATGATGGTGGTCAGCGGGGTCGCGGTCTTCTTTACCGTTTTCTTGGCGGCGGCTTTCTTGACCGCTGCTTTTTTGACGGCCTTTTTGGCGACCGGTTGAGGAGCGGGTGCTTGTTTGACCGCTTTCTTCACAGCCTTCTTTGCAGCTTTTTTTGTAGCCATAATATTATCTGTTTAGATTGGGGGCAGTTCGAATTAACTAGCAGATGGAGGGCCAACTGCAAGAGGAATTCCTAACCGCCATATAA from Ruficoccus amylovorans includes these protein-coding regions:
- a CDS encoding lysophospholipid acyltransferase family protein, whose protein sequence is MNARTLANQENKERREVQRVSGWERLALGLGCLLLKLWLRSLRMRADEHTRKVLGNRKSGVEMLWHNQLFMTPEMARRYMFYPGRRIHALISGSKDGAWLAGVFEAVNVVPIRGSSSWRGTEALREIVRILKDGEDVGITPDGPRGPCYSVQKGALMAAKMARTPVTLIAMNPSRAWRLKSWDRFYIPVPFTRVEVKAVGFSDYEALVKEANAEEPAAYVRRRLLELSGIPDWKPES